TTCATCATTCAAATGGTTTGCTGCATCTTGGCAGTAGTTATGGACAGTAGCAGCATTAAGCATGAGAGGGAGGATACATGGATAATCTTGTCATCCACATGTGATTGTATCACAGATTAAACCACCTCAGATTTTTCAAAGGAATAATCTTTACTACGTTTGTATGGGGCCTATTTAATTTGTTGACGTCTCCCTCAGAATTAAGCACTGAGTCGGCGTTTAGAGGGAATTATAATTTGGTTCACACCATTTTCTTCCCCAAGGCATTTCCTAAGACTTAGAATGACTGTTTGCATAATCTGGcatctgaaacaaaatgaaaaaaagataATCTAGCtactttattaattaaatttgaaCTGTCATATTCCAACAGCTGGTTCTCTCAGCTTTGGGTTAATGCATTACAGAATACTGCATACATTGTCAAACTCTGATTTCAAAATCATTTAGATATTTGAAGGTACTGAAAACGAACAATAGTTTATTCATAATCTTATTTAGTATTTGAGCTACAAATTCTGGATCTAGAATTGTTTAAAAGATCATGGGAatgtggttttttttgttttgtttttacaagCAATCTTCACAGAATGATTCTGTTTGTAAATATAGAACAAGATGATACATGGAAAATAAAAGATTTAATATAAATCTACCTCTAATACTGCATTCCCTGTCATTACCAGTTGTAAGAGCTCATGAAATAACAGAAAGAGACAAAACAGACCGAATCTCACCACTAGAATTCACCATAAAAACCCCATGTGAAACATAATTCTTACAAAATATCTGAATAGTCCCTCAGAGAATCAAAATCCCCTATGAAAAACATGGTGATGACTAAATTAATGGGCGCAGCATTGTATGTCAAATCAGTGTTTAGAATACACATAATTGTCTCTATTTTAGATCACAATAGAATTATTCTTTAATAAATAAACCTCTTTAAAGACACTTCTTTTAAACAGTAGAATCAGCCTTGTCCTgtttgtcatttgcaaatttgtgtGTCCCCCCCCAACTCATATTTGTGTCTCTTGCACATTGTCCTTAGAGTTCACTCGCATCAGTAATGGATCATGCACAGAACTGTGTAGTGAATTTATTGTGTTTACTGTGGTGCTGTGGTTGAACGGAGTTTTATAAGAGTTATAGTGGTTCATATGCTCATGCTCTATAGCGGGTATGGTCAGGTGACTCTCCATGGCAGTACTTCCTGCGATGTCATCACCTACATTGATGATCTCGACGGTCCTGGTGGGGGCATGATGATTCTGATGGTGATGCTGTTTACGCATTTTGTAAAAAATGATTAACATCACAGCTGCCATCAGTGTGATAGCCACAAAGCAACCAATAATAATCTTTGTAGTTTTCATCACCTCATCCAAGCCTGGCATGAGATTCCCTCCTGCATCAGTAATAGCAACTGTGACTGTTTTTTCCGTCGACTTTGTACTCCGAGGAGTTAAGGACGTTGTCACGAATGTAGTATCCCAGTCACTGAAAGGTGTAGGTCTAAATCTGTCATCTGTCGTGTGTACCTGTACAGATGGCTCCATAGTCTCCACGGTGACAGTAGTGAAATAAGTGAAGGTGCTGTTTTCTGTAGCAGTCACATTCAACGTAGCTGAAGCTGTCGTGTTCCCTGCTGAATTACTCACCAAACATGTGTACAACCCCGTGTCCTGGGCAGTAACATTTGTAAAATTTAATGTGCCGTCATTAAGCACAGAAATCCGGACTTTGTAAGCTCCATGGGTCATGATTGTGCCATTTGGAGTAATCCAGCTCACTGAAGTCATGGAGGTTGATGCGCGACACTTTAGTTCTGCAGCCATTCCCTCTGTCAGGTTGAGGTCAGTGGGAGCCTCGACAATGACTGGAGCATAGCAGTTGAATTTGTTCTGGTCCAGTTCGCCAATATAATTCCCTTTTAAACTCGGGGGAGCATGGCAGCGCGCGCAACATGTTGTGTTGGATGGCACTATCTCCTTCAGCCACCAACTCAGCCACAAAATGTCGCAATTACAGTTCCACGGGTTGTGATGCAAGTGGACTCGCTCCAGGTGGTGGAGGGGGGTGAAGAGGTCATGAGGCAGCAAAGTCAGGTTGTTGTGTGCCAGATTAAGCTCTATTAGTGACTGAAGGTCATCGAAGGCATTCCTCTCAATCACCTGGATCTGAGCGTGCATCATCCACAGCTTCTGCAGGTTGGTCAAACCCTGAAAGGATCCCGGTCGGATTAGCGAAAGCCGATTCCCTGATAGTTCCAGTTCCTCCAGTTTGGTCAGAGGCATGAGGTTTGGGATTTCCCGAAGATTACACATACCGAGGTTCAGATATCTTAAGTTTGACAGACCTTCAAAAGCTCTATCAGAAATGTATTCAAGTCTCTTTAGTTCACCTAAGTCTAACCTCCGAAGGGAAGGAACTCGATTGAAAGCATATGATGGTATGCTTTCTATTGGATTGTTCCTCAaccacagttccttcagtttggAGAGGTATTCGAAAGCTCCACTGGGAATGGTGGAGAGGCGGTTGTCGAACAGCTCCAGGGTGTTGAGATTTGTTAGGCCATTGAAGGCCCCAACCTCAATTTGCCGGATGTGGTTCTTACTTAACTGTAGAATCTCTAGGTGCCTTAAATGCTTGAAGCTGTCTGCTTTGATGACTTGGATCCCGTTCTCTTGCAGGTTCAAATAGCGTGTGTTGATGGAGATGCTGTCTGGTACTTCCCTCAAGTTCCGTCGTGTGCAGATCACTTTGCTGAACTGGTTGCTGCAGGAGCACACTGAAGGACAAGTCTGAGCTCGGACCAAACCGGCCACCACGAGGAGTTGTAGAGCCAACAGCAGCACAAATAAGGGGTCGAGTACGGCCCTGTTAAACTTTGGACCTATCATCATCTGCTGTGGATGCAATGTCATCTTGTTCAACATTCATACTTTATTGGATGTTTGTTTTCTTGAGTTCAATTTATTATTGTAacctgaagaaaaacaaaaagaagagAATTAATACTCCAAATCAATGTATCACTAAATCATTTTGAAATCTCATCTCAGaatgcaaattatttttgtttgttgcTTTTCCTTTGCAGTGTTTTCATCAAGAGCCTCTGTGTTCGAATAAAACATATAGAACTGCTTTAAGGCCAACTTCAAATGACGTCTGAACCACACTGAACTTCCATAAATACACATAAAGGGCTTTAAAACTGCCCAAAAATGACATGGCTTGAGTAATATGCATTTCTGACAGGCAAGGCTCATCCCCAGAAGGCTCAAAAATTACCCATTATTTCCTTTTGCTGAAATGCTTTATAACTGTTTTCAATATCACATTTACAATCATACAATTTTAATGTACAGTGGCTATGTTCTAAGCTTTCAAACCGCATTTGAATAATGCAGTGGGAATTATGTGGCAAAATCATTGCACAAACACATTCAGTATTTGTATCAAATCCCTTAGTGATTTTAAAGGAAAATGGCATTACCCAACTGCAAATAAATACATTTGGTGAATTAAGAAATGCGGACAATAACCTGggattttatcagagataatgggaactgcagatgctggagaatccgagataacaaagtgtgaagctggatgaacacagcaggccaagcagcagcttaggagcacaaaagctgacgttccgggcccaTACCCTTTAtccctcttccagggatgcctaatctgaagaagttatcctcctccctctggacaaacctcaggggatctctcccactgcaactctcttgtctcctctatccatcttctatctgcctcccctctctccctatttatttcagaaccctttccccatcccccttttctgatgaaggggctaggcccgaagcgtcagcttttgtgctcctaaggtgctgcttggcctgctgtggtcatccagctccacactttgttaacctgggATTTTACTTACCTGATCCTGATGGATAAGCTTGGCTTCCATTCTAATGGAAGGTTGCAAGAACTAGTAAGTCCATGCTGACAAGGGGAGAGGTACGAAGGGTTAGAGGTCAGTGGGAGTTTGTTGGTCATGGGGAAGTGGAATCAGATGCCTTGGTGTTCTGGGGTGTGAACTTAGATAGGAGGATCATTATAGAAGCTTGCACATGGTGGGGGAGCAGGACACAGAATCATTAGACATCTCATTGTACACCAAGGGTTGGGCCAGTGTCATTTCAAGGGTGTTCCTTGGTTGGTGCAGCTTCCAAATCCTGATGTCAACTTATTTATCGGAATTCACCAAGCCATCAGCTGGACAAACGTACTGGGTTCGTTGAGTGCTAGAAACTTGGCCCTTCATTGAGAAATTCAACTGTGAATAACAATGTGACTCACAACTCCATCGACATGCTTGAAGTGTGAGCTTGGATCTTTGGAAAAGGTTCATGCATTTCCACTTTGcgcttttttattcattcatggcatgagagtgttgctggcaaggctgcatttattgcctatccttatttgcctagagggcagttcagagtcaaccacattgttgtgggtctggagtcacatataggccagaccaggtagggatggcaagtttccttcccgaaagagcattagtcaaccagatgggtttttctgaacaATCGgcaaatggattcatggtcatcgttagattcttatttccagatattttattgaattcaaattccactatctgctgtagtgggatttgaacctgagtccccagaatgtaacctgggtctctagattaacagagacaacaaaatgtgaggctggatgaacacagcaggccaagcagcatctcaggagcacaaaagctgacgtttcgagcctagacccttcatcagagagggggatggggtgagggttctggaataaatagggagagaggaggaggcggaccgaggatggagaaaagaagataggtggagagagtataggcggggaggtagggaggggataggtcagtccagggaagacggacaggtcaaggaggtgggatgaggttagtaggtagatgggggtgcggcttggggtgggaggaagggatgggtgagaggaagaacaggttagggaggcggagacaggttggactggttttgggatgcagtgggtggagtagaagagctgggctgattgtgtggtgcagtggggggaggggacgaactgggctggtttagggatgcagttggggaaggggagattttgaaactggtgaagtccacattgataccattaggctgcagggttcccaggcggaatatgagttgctgttcctgcaaccttcgggtggcatcattgtggcactgcaggaggcccataatggacatgtcatctaacgaatgggagggggagtggtgccacccgaaggttgcaggaacagcaactcatattccgcctgggaatcctgcagtctaatggtatcaatgtggacttcaccagtttcaaaatctccccttccccaactgcatccctaagccagcccagttcgtcccctccccccactgcaccacacaatcagcccagctcttccactccacccactgcatcccaaaaccagtccaacctgtctccgcctctctaacctgttcttcctctcacccatcccttcctcccaccccaagctgcacccccatctacctactaacctcatcccacctccttgacctgtccgtcttccctggactgacctatcccctccctacctccccacctacactctctccacctatcttcttttctctccatcctcggtccgcctccccctctctccctatttattccagaaccctcaccccatccccctctctgatgaagggtctaggcccaaaacgtcagcttttgtgctcctgagatgctgcttggcctgctgtgttcattcagcctcacattttgttgtcttggattctccagcatctgcagttcccattatctctagattaacagttcggcgacagtaccactaggccactgaTACCTAATTAAAACTGGAAAAGAGCACGTTATTGCTCAGTTTGGGTCGGAAGTCTGATTTCTATAGACTTTAACTAccacttttttaaaatgtctttatttTTGGTTAAAATTCTCCCAAAGTATATGGTAACAGTCCACACTACAACTTCCAGGCTAAAATAAAGGATCAGTTTTAATATGTAACATTGTTCTGATGTGAAATAAAACATGTGAATCTTATGATTAACATATTTATTGGATAAAGTTTTCTCATGATTTGCAACTGCTGTATTTCAggagaaagaaaatcagaaatgttTGAGTTGAGAAGAAAattttacaaaaataattttttaatgTTGATATGAATTGAAGAATAGCTGTATATCCTTCAAACTTCAGCACAAGGAGTTGAGTATGATTGAAAAGTgttctggttctgaggaagggtcatgggacctgaaacattaactctgttttttccttcccagaggctgccagaccttctgagctttttcaGTACCATTGTTTTTGCTCATGGCTAGAAAGTGGTTCTGGTAACATACATTTTTGCAAAGTCTTCCTTGACCCACACAGGCACAAAAGTAACTATTAACTGAAGGATCAAGTCCTTCTCAGACACTGGAACACCGTTGAGAGATAATATGAGGGAAGCTATCAAATGCACAATTTTGGTTTGACATTGATTGCCATGCATCTCagtgcaggattcaaacctgtttAAAAATGGTCATGGACTCCCCCTGTCCCCAGTTGCAATCTTCATACATTTCAATAGAATCCTTTCCAAAGTATTATGGAAGTCTGCACTCCATCAACACTCTTAAAACATTGAACACTGAGCACCTTCTCAGTGGCAAAATTTTGATTTATTACCGGGCAGTTTAACAGGTGCCTTCCTCATGGTAGATTTCACTGAGCAGATCAAATTGGATGCATGGCGTGTGTAATATGGTTGGATTTTCAGAGGCGTCTGTTAAAGTTCTTCACCAGGGGTTAGTGATCAAAACCAGACACATTGGTTAAGACATGTACTGGTATGAATTGAGCATTGGTTAACAGGCAGAAGAAATAcgaataaatggatcattcttgGCTGACTATGATTCATGGGGTAGTGCAAGGTCTAGCTTCAATTGTACAGAATTTTGGATAAATCCACACAGGAGCACTGTGTGTAGTTTTTGGCCCAAAAATTACCATCCCTTGAACACCAAGGCCTCTGATTCGAATTCCCCACTCCTACCAAACTCCTCTGATCTCAACAAATCTACCCAACTGCCTcgactgccccccccccccccacacacacacacacacacacacacacacacacacacacacactctgcctcacacacaaaCTTCCTCTCCacctcaaacacatacacacacatacactcccctcccccacacacactcttctccttcatacacacatcctctcactcacacaccgacatacacgcacacacaaacataatcCCTCTcctgacagaaacacacacactcctgctcacacacacacatcctctcactcacatacacacagagaatATCTCTTactcaaatatacacacacatacccgctCACACAtgccctctcacacacatgttCCCTCTCactatcccacacacacacacacacacacgcgcgcacacacacacacacacacacacacacacacacacacacacacacacacacacacacacacacacacttaccccagTGTTCTGAATTACTGCACCTTGTGGTGGCATCTGATCTTTACTGCCTTACCTTGGGATGATAGCCTTACTTCTTCCATACAGCATTACCTTAGGGAGGACATTAGAGCCATAAAgagagagtgcaacaaaggttcagcAGATTTTATCTGGGATGATGGGCTGCCTTATGAAGGGTGAGTGGGGAAACTGGGCCTGTAGTCTCTGAAATCGACTTCTGCGGAAGCgtcacctgaaatgttaactcggattAATGTGGTAATcgaaattcaactccatctgtaaTTCTTCAGGAAGTGGCTCTGAAAACTCGAATTGGACTCGAATTGGACTGTATCTTTACATGTCCTCCTGAGTTAACCAAAATGTTGATAATTCTCTTCGTAACTTCTGATGGTCTTGACTCCTTGCTGAAATGATTTCATAAGATAGGCCTGATGATGAGGATTCCATTCAAGAGGTGTCCAAAACTAGGTAAGTACAAGATGGGCACTAATAAATCCAATGTAGATTTCATGTCAAAATTCTTTACCCAGATTAATTGCAAGATAAATCTTTCCATCATGTGGAGAATTGAGCAAAAATGGCATAAATACCTTTAAGGGAAAACTAGACAGGGTATTCTAGGGAGAAAGGAGTAAAGAGAATGCAAATAGGACCAGGTGGGGGctgtttctgagataacaaagtatgaagctggatgaacacagcaggccaagcagcacctcaggagctcaaaagctgacgtttcaggcctagacccttcatcagaggtgttGTGACTAGAGATGTGGTTCCATAGATGCCAGTGTTCTCCTGTATTTCACACAAGTACGGGTATGTTCATTGTGATGGATAGCAAAGTCTACTCAATAATGTGGATTGTGATCAGAATGTTGCCCTTCCCTTGAGCTTGGAAATGGGAAGGGCACTTAGGCAAGGTAAAGGTGTACCCAAAGCATGCCATCTTCTTTCCCCTTCCAGAATTAAATTCAGGACAGGAAGGCCCATGGTCACCCTCCTGTTCCAGCACTAATTGAGGCCTTTGAGTGTTCAATTAAGAATCCTATCAGGCACAGCCCTCTGCGTTAGCGTgggtggacattttggtcagcgtGGGCcaggttgggccgaaggtcctatCTCTGTGCTACAGGACTCTAACAGTCTAAGGTTCCACCTATATTAGGTAGACATTGTGTTTTGCATTTGCTTAATAAAACCACACAAATAATTTTACTTGTATCTCGTAGAAACCACCTCACTATAACTTCAGTTTCAAAGTGGTTTTCTGGAAGAAAATTGTGCAGCATAAAAGAAAATTGCTCTGTAACTAATCTTATAAAACTCCTTCAAAGTAACACCATCAACTGCTTGTCCATGTTCAATTTAGTTTGGTTTTCCTGGTATTGTTGATGTTTATAGTAAAATTCCAACACCAGAGCGATTCAAATTATTCTGGCAGCTGTGAAATTGGGAGCCTGCTGAAATAAATTTCAGAAGCATTAGCATAAATAGGAGCAGCTAGACCCAAGTGTgaaaaaatagaaacaaaaattaaGGAAGTATCTTATAGTTTAACAGGAAAGCGCAGGAACGCAAACAGAAGCTAATGCAAACTataagagagacagtgagagagaaagatataGAGAGTCTCTTAATTGAGCATACACCATGGCAatctcaaaatcctgaaatttcctacATAATGCCACTGTATATATCTTATCAGTACTGTGTTTGAAGATAAAAATCTGATGCTAACTCAGAGATAGAGTGGtgatagagatgggcaataactaTGTTGTCGTCAGTGTCAGTCATATCCCGAGAATTGTTTTTTGTCAAAAATATTGGCATTAAGATTACCAATAGTTGAAATAATTGCTTTACTATATTTCCCCCACTCCCCTCTGATAATTTGTCCTGCACCTTCCTACAAGTTGACAGTATGAAGCACTATGAGCGCTAAAATATAACCGCTCAATATAGTCTGGGCAATAACATCAACAGTTTCGGTGTGAGCTGCCTCTATACATTTGTGTAGGGATGTCATGAGTAGCTTTTAACAACTGCTGTCAgttgtgtagttttagcaaagtttttaaaagaaaatattgaaCAGCTCTGCTGCTTATTAAAACTTAcacattattttcttttctgaagcATTGCTGAATAGTCAATCATTTACAAATACTGCGACTTTTATTTAATGTGAGACCAGAAAAGAGTTGTCAGTTTAATAATGACCTTGGAGAACACCTGACTGTCagattaaaaaatatataatttcaaTAGAAAGATCTGTCTGAAATTTAAATTAGTTTTGTCTGCCCCAGTGAGCTGAAAATACTTTATCAAATGAAATATGTCTTGGAAAATAAAAAACTACATGGAAACAGCTAACAGGGTCAATGTGACAACTTTCAGAGCAAGGAATTACACTTTCAATGCACCCTTAACTTGTCATTTGCAAAACTTGTAATGAAGTGGTGTACACAATAGAAATgactttcagtgataatgggaactgcagatgctggagaatccaagataataaaatgtgagacaacaaaatgtgaggctggatgaacacagcaggcccagcagcatctcaggagcataaaagctgacgtttcgggcctagacccattcaATTGTTTTGAATTTGGCCATTACTCACTTGCCAGCTACTATTCATCATCAGATAAGGAGAACTCTAAGTTGGAGTTAATGTGAAGAATTTATGAGCTATGTTTTCATCAGTGTTGTGTTtgaattggaatttagaaaatcaAGTCAAACTATTAAGCATTCTTTGCTTCAATGTCAGAATTGAGGAATTCAGCAAAATTCCTGTCAGTCAAAGCTTCAGCTGCATAAACTTTGGAAAATGCTTTAACACAGAACATATGCACAAGTTATTCCATGTACAAGCTCACTTTTAGTCATCAGTGCACTCACACTGTAAAGCCCCATCATCTGCTTGAGACACAATTAGAGGTTACAATGACCACTATCTGAAAGGTATGAAAGGTAACCAACTCTCTCCCAAACATTCATGGTACGTCAAGGCAGATGGACAAGTAGCacttttctgttttgttctgCTTTTCCCTTGGTTAATCTTTACTCTGCTTTTTAGTCCCCAGCTTAATATTAACaaaacatttctccacattgagTTGCTCCAGGTCTTTAAATAGTAAATCACACGTCTAAAAATGTGGTGTAAAAGTGTCGGTTTTCATCCTTTTGAGTTACAGACACCACCCCATAAAACAAGCTTGTTCACAACAACTGATGCTATTGTGCTGATAGACAGAACTTAATTCCATTGAAAAGACACAGCCCAGCTAGGCAAAAATATCAAGTTGCGTAGCAAAACCATTAGCAATTTTCATGTCAGTAAAGAAAAAGTTATTGACCAACAAAGCTGTTGAAGGTCAACAACCGCAAGAGCAATGAGGTCCAAATAGCACGGCAAATCACGACACTAGAAATAGCATTTGTAGATCCTTCAAAAAAAGTACCTCCATATATCAGCAGATAACTATCTTTCTGCCTGGCCTTTAAGCTATGGCAGAGTTATGACAATTACCAGATTACCTAAATTTTGTAACAGAAATATTTCTTGCCCATTGCAAAGTTTTCATGCTACCAGAATCTCCCAAGAGGCATCTGAGAGATTGGGCAGAATGCATTgagaaacttacagcacagaaggccattcagcccatcagggcAGTGTTGACTCTTTGAAAGCGCAGTCATGCAACATCCATATCTGTAACCAGACAAGTTGCTCATTTTCAAGAATCTTTCCAACTCAGTTTTGAAATTATTCCTGCAATGGCTTGACATTACAAGAAAGGTAGAGGGTTCCATATTCCGCCAACTCAGTATGCTGGATTTGACGTGGGATGGGAGGGTTTGGATGGCTTTCTCGCTTCTCCATGGAAGTAAGCTCAGCCAGAAGCCTGTAAGTTTGGAAGAAACCCAACCTACAACCCTATCATGCGATTGGAGGGCAAAATTGTCAACCAGGGTAGTTACAAGGGACAAAATTCACATCGTCACTGTTTGAGATCCGATCTACAATGGTGATGTTGTCCGCAAACCTGTAAAAGGAGTCTACCATCCTCTTGTGATTATGACAACCCGACACACCCTATTTGTTGTTTCACAGCTTGGATGAAGGCTGTGAAGACCAAGGGTCACCAGTGCCTCCACTCAAGCACAGGCTTGGAGCTCCATCTCTGACTCACCCTTTGCTTATGTACA
The sequence above is drawn from the Stegostoma tigrinum isolate sSteTig4 chromosome 17, sSteTig4.hap1, whole genome shotgun sequence genome and encodes:
- the LOC125459529 gene encoding leucine-rich repeat-containing protein 4C-like, which produces MLNKMTLHPQQMMIGPKFNRAVLDPLFVLLLALQLLVVAGLVRAQTCPSVCSCSNQFSKVICTRRNLREVPDSISINTRYLNLQENGIQVIKADSFKHLRHLEILQLSKNHIRQIEVGAFNGLTNLNTLELFDNRLSTIPSGAFEYLSKLKELWLRNNPIESIPSYAFNRVPSLRRLDLGELKRLEYISDRAFEGLSNLRYLNLGMCNLREIPNLMPLTKLEELELSGNRLSLIRPGSFQGLTNLQKLWMMHAQIQVIERNAFDDLQSLIELNLAHNNLTLLPHDLFTPLHHLERVHLHHNPWNCNCDILWLSWWLKEIVPSNTTCCARCHAPPSLKGNYIGELDQNKFNCYAPVIVEAPTDLNLTEGMAAELKCRASTSMTSVSWITPNGTIMTHGAYKVRISVLNDGTLNFTNVTAQDTGLYTCLVSNSAGNTTASATLNVTATENSTFTYFTTVTVETMEPSVQVHTTDDRFRPTPFSDWDTTFVTTSLTPRSTKSTEKTVTVAITDAGGNLMPGLDEVMKTTKIIIGCFVAITLMAAVMLIIFYKMRKQHHHQNHHAPTRTVEIINVGDDIAGSTAMESHLTIPAIEHEHMNHYNSYKTPFNHSTTVNTINSLHSSVHDPLLMRVNSKDNVQETQI